Part of the Pyrobaculum calidifontis JCM 11548 genome, GGAGCTCGCGAGGAGGGGGAGGAGGCTCGCGATGGACCCACCTCTCTTCACCAGGTCCTCCATAGGCGGCATAATAGCCACAAACTTCTACGGGCCCATGGCGTATCGCTACATGACGCCCAGAGACCAACTGTTGAGCGTCCGGGCGGTGACTGGGGGCGGGCAGTTGGTTAAATTCGGGGCTCCGGTGATGAAAGACGTGGCGGGGTACAACCTGAAGCGCCTGTTAGCAGGCTCGTGGGGCACCCTCGCCGTAATAGTTGAAGCATTCCTAAGGATATACGCCCTGCCGGAATCCGTCGCCGTGGTGGAGACAGACCCCAAGCCCCTCGGCGATGTGCGCAAGCTACTCTCAACGGCGGCGCTAGAGAAGAATGGAAAGCTCTACCTGAGGTTCGAGGGAACAGCGGCTGAGGTGGAGTACCGCGTCGCGAAGGCGGGCAGAGGCGAGGTTTACTATGGCGCAGACGCAGAGGCCCTTTGGCAAAGCGCCACGGAGGCCATAGACGTCTTCTCCTCAGACGTTGTGTACAAGGTGGTGGCGCCCCCAGCCCAGTTGCCCCCGCCGCCGAGCGGTGCTAGGTATGTGAAATACCCACTGCTGGGCGTAATGTACGTGGGCGGGGAGGCGGGGGCTGGCTATAGGCTCAAGCCTCCTCAAAAGTGGCAACTCCCTAACGCAGACCTCATGGCCAGAATAAAGCAGGTATTTGACCCAAACGGAGTACTTGCACCCGGGCG contains:
- a CDS encoding FAD-binding oxidoreductase, which gives rise to MRPKSVEELVGAVAEANRLRIRLFPTCLGSKAGMGPPAAYDELLELTSMPKVVEVDEEEMVVKVSACYPAASLQEELARRGRRLAMDPPLFTRSSIGGIIATNFYGPMAYRYMTPRDQLLSVRAVTGGGQLVKFGAPVMKDVAGYNLKRLLAGSWGTLAVIVEAFLRIYALPESVAVVETDPKPLGDVRKLLSTAALEKNGKLYLRFEGTAAEVEYRVAKAGRGEVYYGADAEALWQSATEAIDVFSSDVVYKVVAPPAQLPPPPSGARYVKYPLLGVMYVGGEAGAGYRLKPPQKWQLPNADLMARIKQVFDPNGVLAPGRLP